A stretch of the TM7 phylum sp. oral taxon 349 genome encodes the following:
- a CDS encoding IS5 family transposase: MRKLKTKKVARKAARKITNWSAYNNALKSRGNLSIFLAEDVFKQDALKQKNNGKNGHPFCYSDEFIKLILIIRELFHLLLRQTSGFAELLFNAMKISRKVPDYSTLSRRAAKLTVDFLPKCRSRENIVMLIDSSGFKLFGEGEWKARKHGYSRQRTWRELHIAIDHSSRDIVGLINTSAHTHDNTQLLPMLDQVQSRYSPTACANHHRRRSLRRAA; the protein is encoded by the coding sequence TTGCGGAAACTCAAGACGAAGAAGGTTGCTAGGAAGGCTGCCAGGAAGATTACTAATTGGAGCGCGTATAATAACGCCCTCAAGAGTCGAGGAAATCTAAGCATCTTCCTTGCCGAAGATGTTTTTAAGCAAGATGCGCTGAAGCAGAAAAATAATGGTAAAAATGGACACCCGTTTTGTTATTCCGATGAGTTTATTAAATTAATCCTCATCATCCGCGAACTGTTTCATCTGCTACTGCGCCAGACCAGCGGCTTTGCCGAGTTATTGTTTAATGCAATGAAGATTAGCCGAAAGGTTCCAGATTATTCTACTCTCTCTAGGCGAGCTGCCAAACTAACCGTTGACTTCCTGCCGAAATGTCGCTCCAGGGAGAATATTGTTATGCTAATCGATAGCTCTGGCTTTAAGTTATTCGGCGAAGGTGAATGGAAAGCTAGAAAGCATGGCTATAGCCGCCAGCGGACTTGGCGGGAACTACACATCGCTATAGATCACTCTAGCCGAGATATTGTTGGTCTTATTAATACTTCCGCTCATACTCATGACAATACCCAGCTTCTGCCGATGCTAGATCAGGTTCAGTCTCGCTACAGCCCTACCGCTTGTGCAAACCATCATCGGCGACGGAGCTTACGACGCGCAGCGTAA
- a CDS encoding transposase yields MQTIIGDGAYDAQRNYLDITRKRGIEFIAPPPKNATLHLNTGRHFSWYDTPGWEERNQVVRHVIEYGLDGWKADVDYHRRSLVENTFFRLKTIFGERLKSRTEANQLTEQKLKALIINQFNSLGLPRYSGTS; encoded by the coding sequence GTGCAAACCATCATCGGCGACGGAGCTTACGACGCGCAGCGTAATTATCTCGACATCACTAGAAAGCGTGGCATAGAATTCATCGCCCCGCCGCCTAAAAATGCTACACTACACCTCAATACCGGGCGGCACTTTAGTTGGTATGACACACCAGGCTGGGAGGAACGCAACCAAGTTGTTCGGCATGTTATTGAGTATGGTCTAGATGGCTGGAAAGCTGATGTCGACTACCATCGCCGCAGCCTAGTTGAAAATACTTTCTTTAGACTAAAGACCATATTCGGCGAACGGCTGAAATCGCGCACAGAAGCGAACCAACTAACCGAACAAAAACTAAAAGCCCTAATCATTAACCAATTCAATAGCCTAGGACTGCCGAGGTATAGCGGAACCAGCTAA
- a CDS encoding Fic family protein — MHNRLGITTANELVRAEKATAAAMTTAILENVEPNSWKPSLLRDLHYKLFGQIYSWAGEYRTAEIGKGTSHFAAAEHVTAQVETILDALEQECQHWNPRATAVLDRLAHYYSELNAIHPFRDGNGRTIRLFLSLLANRYGWWLDWTAMTAEENV, encoded by the coding sequence ATGCATAACCGACTTGGAATCACAACTGCTAACGAACTGGTTCGTGCTGAGAAAGCTACTGCCGCTGCCATGACCACAGCGATATTAGAGAATGTGGAGCCGAATAGTTGGAAACCTTCTCTACTAAGAGACCTTCACTACAAGCTGTTCGGACAGATCTACTCCTGGGCTGGAGAGTACAGGACAGCAGAGATCGGCAAAGGGACATCGCACTTCGCTGCGGCCGAACACGTCACGGCGCAAGTTGAGACGATTCTGGACGCATTGGAGCAAGAATGCCAACATTGGAATCCTCGTGCTACAGCAGTACTTGACCGCCTTGCCCACTACTATTCAGAGCTCAACGCCATTCACCCTTTTCGTGATGGTAACGGACGTACAATCCGTCTGTTCTTGTCTTTGTTAGCCAATCGTTATGGCTGGTGGCTTGACTGGACTGCCATGACAGCTGAAGAGAACGTATAG